The genome window ATTTCGGaggaaaaagaaataataactGATGTGGCATGCTTGGTTAAACACATCTGTAAgctggtgtaggcctatagcgcAGACGTCATGACCGTACTGCTATCTCCACAAATACATAAAGCAAGCGCCGTAGTTTAATAGCCAGCTAGATGTAAAGTCTACCTTATACACGACGTAGAGTTTATATACATAGATCAAAGAGAACTGATTTGAATATAGCTCATAATTTTGACTCTGGCTTCACCTGCAAGGTGAAACGTTACCTGAATATATTTGTAACGACAAATCGACCCATGCAGATTCCTCAGACTACTCGATCCTTTGTCTTTTCTGAGGCGAATGtcactgttcatttatttgcaaattattatttattatttctgatCTATTtatcttcattcatttttatttattatttatattcatgtaattgTCTTTATCCATTTGTTTGCTTGCATTTAACGTCATATCGAATACATTTTCAACTTGGTATGACAACACTACAGTTTATGTTATTAATAAAGTTTTTTGTCGTTACCTGAAAAATTCTGGAatatatggcgttaaacaagatttaaaaatcaataaacagacaaaatttGTTTGCTGAAGATTATCTCTCAGGTCAGGATTAAGGCTGGCAGAAGTGCCTTGAGTAAACCCTCAAGCCTCGCAGATATCTCACATCACACATGATTAATCTACTTCTAACTATTAAGGCATTGATACAAGCCCGTGGTTTCACTGGTCACGGGCCGATCACCTGCAGAAAGATGAAAGCCTTGGCATATCGCGCCAACCACATCCCTCTTATTGTTTTcgagatttattaatttactcattcatttcaatggtgttttatgctgtactcaagaatatttcaagaatatacgacggcggacagcatcaTTTTGGGAGGAATCCGGTctgagcccggggaaaaccccacgaccacccgcatgttgttgacagattttcccacatgtggctgctgaggaagccagcatgagctgaacaaCTCGCCCATAGAGAGAACCGAACCGGGACCTGACTGTGACAGGGATTGGCAGATTTACCCCCCTGAGCCACCGTCGGGGCGCTTGTGTGTGATGGGGGGtttggggttgggggggggggggtattgaAGACAATGTAGTATACTTAACATTTCCTGTATAGCCATTCGTGAATTTTGTGCGTGTTCAGTCTTGATGGGCTTGTATCTgtccatacaaaaaaaaatcattggaAATGGCCGCTTCCTACACACGTACAAACATAACATGTGCAAGTGATGCACATTGTATATGCTACCTTGTATATCTTTTAACATTAAAGAATAGCAGTCGATATAGTCTAGAAAACGCCATGAACCTGTGACAATAATTATCTTACACAACCGAAGgagtatttacataaacatgtataatgtaGAGTAGAAGAGATTTTCTAGCTGCCCTATATCACCACCATTCCCTCCAACTCCGCAATGTTGCTATGCAGAAAAACGGAAGAAAGCAGGTTACCTTAAGTAAATAATATGCATTTGTATAGGCCTGTGTATTAACAGGAGAAAATCTTTTATACTGACATGTAACATTTCCGGCTACTTGGTCGGATGTATCTATAGTGACCGTAACTTATTAGTGCCTATAAGCGCACAGGTCATGGCCGAGTAGCTAGAAATGGTTGTCCGCAGTGGCTTATTAGTACCGTACAATTTAATTAGAATTTTTGGTACATATATGGTTTGCCGATATCTTAACTGTTCGTCAGAACAGGCAGTAAATTCTCTTTTTTTATGAATCGTGTTTTACGGAATACAACAAATCAAATTGTTtgttcttctttttctttttaacgtGGTTGAGATAAATTCCATTAAATTCCAGTTAGTTAAATTATTTCCACTTCAGAGGAATTTAATCCGCTTTAAGGCAAATTCTGTGTCCAACAGGATTGTTTCTGGAAGTGGTCTGGCAAATTTTGATTGAGTATCAGTACATCTTTACTGACAAACTATTTGATAAGCTGTCGTACAACGAGCACACGTAGAAAATTTTATCGCACTACTAATATATCATATTTGTCCCTAAGGTAAGGGATTAACATCAAAATCATTGTTTGTAAAGCGCAAAATCTGGTCTCCCCGTTATAAACCTTTGTGGCTGAAATGATCCAGCGGACCTGCagaagttacctcccttgtcttGCCAGATGGCCTACGTAACCAAGTGTTGCCAAGGGGATCATGCGGCCATTGTTATAAACAATATACACTGAAAGATCTGCATAGCATGGTTCAGAGATCGCCATAAAGCACACAGTCGTATCGCACGCTCCATTAGAACCTCCAAGATGTCTGCTGATTACCTAAGCCCGTTCACCCACACCAAAACTGGCGATCTTGGTGTACAGAGGGAGACAATGTTGGGAAATGAACTTCTGCTGAACGTAAGTAAATTtgatcacaacaacaacagcagtagcatgtgtacagtatgttttgttttggctCGTTTTGCTGTGCGTGTCTTAACGTCATTGAGGACATATCTTGGGTGGTTTCAGTATTATTACTGTCAGTACTACAGCACTGACAAAGAAACGGTAATCCAGAGATAGGCTGTATACTTTATGTCATGTAATCGCAGTTTTATGTGAGGAGTGTTGTTTTACCCTCAGGATCTAGCTATGCAGTTGTCTCCAAACCTAAAGCTGGCCATTccttacatttaaaacatttcctTGTAATGTGTACGTCccttgtcaaataaataaatgcacatgtatatcccaAAAGTGAAACATAACACTGAACAGAGGCCTGTGactataaattatatacatatgttatgTAAGGTGAAGCCCTGAGATACTAGTGATTCACCCTGCTTGGCTTGCCGATGAACACTGCACCAACGTAACATGTCTTCACCGCTATAAGTTTTGAAGCAAGTTCACATGTAACTGACAGCTATATGAAGCTCGCAATACATTAAAATTCACTCAGTAATAAAACCAATGGTTTTGTAGACAGTTCTGAAAATTAGCATTTTGAAATTGTGACAAATGAATTTGAATTTATACCAGTACTTAGGTAAAGTTGAAACCATGTAAGCAGGGAAGCACAGATCTCTgtgttggttagcgcactagctcagcataatgacccagaagcctctcaccaatgcggtcgctgtgagttcaagtccagctcatgctggcttcctctctggctgtaagtgggaaggtctgtcagcaacctgcggatggttgtgggtttcccctgggcttgcctggtttcctcccatcataatactggccaccatcgtataagtgaaatattcttgagtacggtgtaaaacactaaataaaactCTATATTGCTactattttgaaaacttttatatacctgtatagaTAATGTCATCAGTGATATTTATACATGGTGGGCCATAAAATAAAGGGTTTCTCCCGGGGCtctgcctcccaccataatgctggctgctgttgtataagtgatctatatatatatatatatgaataaatgtctgtgtgtgatttatttgttattattattatatactgtatttgtattttaattattactaTATGCCCATGTTTTTCTAGCCGGAGCTTGGACGCCCAAGAAGGCGGGGTTATAACTTCCCGGGTGATTCCTCCACGTTTGGACGTCCAAATATTGTCTGTGATGGTGGAGCACCAGAAGGTAAGGTCAAGCTAGGTCATGTTCATTTATGCTAGCGCACAATAGGTATTCACCTGTTCTGAGGTTAATTCATCTGAGTTATCCACCACAGAGGTGGCTCACAATAGAGGTGGCTCACAACAGGTATTTAAACATCTGCCTTCAGTGAAAATTCCTTCTAAACAGTACAGACAGATTCATGTACATCTCATAGCAAGTTTAAAAATGTAACTTGCCATGTAATTGTTTGCTAATATATCTTTCCATATAACCTGCTGTGCATTTACATAAAGGCATCTTTGAGACTTTATATCAAGAATTCCTTTGTATACCAATTTGATATCTTACTGTGTGATATCACATGTGTTGTTACATTGTTCATGTGTGTAATTACAAGATTGAGTAAATTGACTTTTGACCTGCACTAAATTTCATATTAtgcacaacaacaaaaaatgctgGTGTAAACAATGAATACAATGAGTACATGAACGCCTAATCTCGACCTACACCAACCTGTCTTCCATCATAATATTTGTCATTGTAGCTTAAAAGCAAAATGCCCTGAAAATGCAGCAAACTGTCTGTCATTATGACATAAACAATATCATCAATGCCCTTGTTCAAAGTCAGACTAAAGATAGCACCGTTTCTCAATTTAGTTCCATTCTATACACCTTTTCGTGATGAAATGTTACCCTTTTATTACCTGCTTCTGTTTGCATATGAATTTTGGACATGTAGTTATATAATTTTATGCTCTAAAACTTTTAAAGAATGTTATTCCcagcagtattttttttttttaatcagtctTCCAATGGTGAAGAAATTAAAATAGAAAATTACACTGGAAAGCTTAGGTAACGCaccataaatattaatatttcagCTTTATAACATCGAAGAAGTATCTTTGTCTTTTGCTCATGCAACATACAGATATGGCATTCAAGCTTCACCTTGCGATGTCTTCTGTTTATTAGGTCTGTGAAAGCGTGACGTGATTTGCTCTTCGGATAACACTCATATTCCAACTTTTAAAATACTGTTGCAGTATGTCAGGGTTTTTTGTGCAGAATTCTGTGTAAATTCTAACTTTAGGTCTATAACCATTTTGCATTCTCGATACTCATAGTCCtttatatatcattatataGAGTTGTCATAATTATTGTATTGttataatttattaaatacatttgtcggtcacacatacacaaatatgattgttttatttttttaagcaCACGGGAGATGATTCAACGCTACCCATTTTATTGGCCAtctgagttgtctccccttgacCGATGGCCTTCGCTTTCGTTCTCCGCATTGATTAATTTTGCTAAAGCACCCCGTAGCTAATTAACAGAGGAATTCAAATagaaagggaaaaaataagGATGAAAGAAGTAAAAACTGACTGCTTGTTGCAAGTTGCAGACGTTCAAGGTATGCAGCATTTATGAAGGTGTTTAAATGGCACCTTTTTCTATGCTAATTCATTGCTGTAAAAGTGCATTTACAGCAGCTGTATCAGTCGTTTTCCAAAGCGGTCAGAGGTCGAGTGGTTAAGGCGCTTTTCTATGAAAGGCTTGGACACCTTACGTCAGGgctcaaacccggccttggacagggaattatGTGAATTTCCTCTCACTGCCTTTTCGTGAAACCTTCATGACAGTAAACAGTGAACTATGTTAGGCGTGTATAGGTCGGGAAAAGACATCCCGTTAAGTGACTGTTGTAAAAATagattctttgacagaaaaatcccactgtatactttttttttcattgttttcagcACTCCGAGGCTGGGCCGGAAAGAATCCATCGAATCTTCCATTCCACAGCAACGAGAAGTCAGCCGAGCGAGACTTTATGGCCCTAAACGTGGCCGCTGTACAGAGGGGATTGATAACAGCCCCGGAGCATTACATGTTCAGAGCCACGCACGACATCCGGAAAAAAGTGTCGGACAACGACAACAAGAAGTACAAAACCAGGCGCCTTCCGCCTTCCATGGTGTTCGGTATTGCTACAAGGTGGGTACGCACTTGCTTCTATCTTCATACTCTGTACAGCCCATGCGCCACTCCTTACGCTCGTTTTACACCGTTGCCACCACGGAACGGCTTGCTTTATTGGGTTTAGCCTTGGCCTCACAACTGATGTGCTCACTCTAacttaaaaaattatatttaacgcttaaagagtgagtgagtgcgtgcttggggtttaacgtcgtacttaacaatttttcagtcatattacggtGACGAAGACATTAGATAAAGCGAATGCGTACGTGTAAAGTATTAAAGGAAACAAACGTTAACGCATCGTTTTGGGTTTTCTTAGTGACATCGCTTTCCGCCTGTCGCCGTGGCCTGTGCTGTTCAACAGTTCTGTGCATTTCTTTGTATTTATGGTGGAATTGATATAAAGCGAGTGTAGACAGTCACTGTGGAGCATGCGCTGAAAATGAATATGCCTCAGTAATCTTCCGGAAAGACGTTCCGGTTTATCGCATAGAGATAGTCTTGAATAATAGGTTAACACCAGTTATATAaccatatacgtgtatatcGGTACGTGCCAAGCAGGATCGTTTGTTTTTGATATGAACCAAAATCATGCGGCCCCAAGTTGATTTGAgattcaggggaggtaactcctcACGACTTAGCGACAGTATTGCCGTGGCCGTTGTGTGAACATAGATGATGCTTTATCCCTTAATGTCTGTGTGATGCACCGGATGAGCGGCAAGTTTATAAATGCAAACATTATCAACAATGGTGTGTGAAAAACATGATTGTGTACTCACGGCAATGGTGAGGAAATGACTGATTACTGCTTTACACGGCTTTGTCAGTGTTGGAGCCGTATCGTAGCGAGATCCACATTGTTACAATACATACTCAAATACATTCTTCGTAAGTTGAAACGCATGACATTTATAATGACTGTTCACCAATAAACACATACAGTGGTTCATAAATGTTGTAGATTTTAGTGCGTGGGAAGGCCGCCAACAGCGTGTgcctggtcatgggttttctccaggtTACCCACCGCcgaataagggaaatattcttgagcacgacacAAAACATGTATCCcgtataaatacataaatacataaatactgtaGATTTGatggtaaaagaaaaatataggACAGTGCACGTCTCTAACTTTTTTCACCCATGtggatatgtatttttttcttcttttttttttgggaattGTAGTATCTATCTAGTTGTGTTACACACATCTTTTGATGCATTGGAGGACATTTAAAGGTCTTTTAAGGTGTACCATAAAGTGCAAACCTGCGGATGCAGATTTGTTTCCttttcaaaactggaaaactCTCTTGACTAAAACGCATTAGGCCGTTTACCCTTTTGTATGTCAGACAACAGAGGAACTGATTGTCTTTCAGGCAACAATTTAGtgagtatattttgttttacaagagTTCGCTCCCTTGTGCAGAACAGTGACCATTGGCATACCCATTAATTTGGTTGGTAATGGATGTTTTGTGACTGAGCATTCGGCTAAACTCTGGCAACAAGTGACAAAGAAACTTGAAGACAGTTGCGTAAAATCTTCATCATGCATGCTTTGAAAAAATTAGAATATGAAGTTGTTTACTTCAGTGTTTTGATTTAATTCAATTCTCAACCTTTTCTTAAATTTACAGACAGTTGGGAAACATAATGTAAAACGAAAagccacattttttttctattctgtGCAGATGTCTTTCCAGCTTTCTAATCACATGTGAGAATGAAAGTCAGAGGTAAATCTTTCTGGACGATTAGATCGTTACCCTCAGATCAACTTGAAGTTTGCAACATTTGCATTATATATTGTTTCGGTTACCGAGAAACCAGGCTTTGATTGCTGAAACAGCATTTATCTTTTCTTAACAGCCATTTCGTACATTTGCCGACACAGAGGTCCAAAAACTACCGTGGCAGTTACCATGCATAATTTCGTCTAACTTCCGTCCTAAATTCCAACCTAACATCGTTAGAGTCCACTATAACTTTGTCATGTTGGAACGGCTGAATTTCTGCGTCCGTAATACACTATTATTTTGGACATGagtgtatatattttgtcaCAAAACTGAGCACATATCATTTGTTGTGGTCTCATTTCGTTTAGAATATTCTTGGACACGTCTGCGGTTAGACATGAGGATGGCGTGGGATATCATGGGCTGTTTGCCTTTAAACTTGCTTGAAAATGTCTATTTCAAGGGCAGATATAGCCCGTTCTGACGAGTTGAACGTACTcgttacaattttttttttttttgttcaatcaAAACGAAAGTCTCTTTCGTTGGAGGGAcaatatgactttttttttttttaaatagcacTCATACGTATAACTTATTACTGAACTTCACCGTCAACGTGCAAGTGAACACGTacctgaactacatgtatattagccTAAACTGGTACACGTGGTTATTTCAGTAACGTACGGTTGGATCTACGAAGTTGTTGTCGAAATAGAATCTGAATCCAGTATTTTATGACGCCAAGAAGGCAATATGGATAAATGAGATGGAGAGAGAGGCAAATGGGAAGGTCCCCCAAGTGTTTCCCGCAGCCTCCTTGCGTTAAGATCTGACCGGGTAGTTGGACAGTAATCTTGGCATACGCTGGCCGTCAGACATTAAATGCTTAGTGATACTTAAGTCTGGCAAACAGTGCCTTACATCTCTTacgtttgtaaacatttatcaaTTGATTCCCGGTGGGGCCATCAAAAGCTGATCAAATGGCTTCCAAGAAAGGGTAAGGGATCAATCTGTCTTGTGGGTTTAGGAGGCTAGGCAATCCCTCCCAGGAGCGCCACGAACAACCGCCGCGATGCCGTGTCCCCGAGAAAAGCTCTCCATGAAATGTGGTTTTCGAGGGAAATGGACCCTCAGTGAAGCGTATACGGTCTTCAGATTGTCTAGAACGGATCATGTAGGTCTCGTCGGTCGTTTGGGTCATTTTTACTCGGTGCTTGCATCGCCCCGCTCACCGGTTACCCATCCATTCACGACAGAGCACTCAGCGCTACACGCACTCTCTCAAGAAAACGCGGGTGAAAAATAGCCGGCAAAACCCATAGGGGGCACAGGGAAAAAGAAATGGACGTGCGCTCTTAGCGGTTCGTCATTAAAAGCCGTTGTCAGTAAGACGCTGTGGGTCTCGGGAGACGTGTAGCTTTTGTCCTCCCATGGGGACCAAGACAGCCATTTCCCGGCACCAAGAGAGCAAAGCCGTGAAGCAACTTACGAGCACCACTCAATTAAATGCTTTTTGACTCGACGCAAGCCCTCTCAACGGTCTCATTTAACTTTCAAAACAGGAAAACGGACGGCCATTGAAGGTCCACGTTGaaataaaagatttaaaaggCATCTTCGTGAGGGGAAaaactcacagtgacaaacCAGACATTTAGACGGTTAAATAATTTACAAGTGTTCTAAATGCCAATACTCGTGGGGGCTGCCCCGCCACTCGAATCTCCGTCAGGTTAATTTCAAAATATGCTCTTAATGCGATCGTCTCTCTCTTCGCACCCCCGGGCCTTGCCCTGACGTGATCTATGTTTACGCGAGcgttatatatacacacacgtcTAACCTGCCGTATCCACCGTCACCTATAATACATACTCGCAACGTTTCCGCCTTTAAAATTTTCAGAACTCGTCCTGCCCGAGATGAAAGGGAAGATCCGTGTCCTCCGGTTAAAAACCATTCATAATTAACATCAATAAACGTGAACAAAGGTTCTCATGAACAGCGACTCGTGTTCCGGACTTGCGGTCAGCTCTGAATTTTACATCGTGTGTTAAGTTTCTCTTTATACACGGCACGACCAGCGGCACCTTtggtaaatatttcatgtacagaaaCTACAATCTGACTGTCGTGGTTTTCTGTTTACACACGTCTCTATGCCTAATACAAGGTATCGGATGTATAGGCGAAGATGATGCGGTAAATAACAACGGTAATTTCTGGCGTCCTTATGTCCTGCTGAGCCTAGTTCTTCTCCATAATGTATAAGTATCGTGTTTTGTTCTAGCTTTTTGCTTGCCTTTAATGAAGCTATATTGGAGGTTTGGGACAAAACATCCAAATTCGATTATCAAATTTTCTGTGGCGAGATAAGCTCAGATTATTGCCTTTGACCAAATTTGAGACTCGTTCCTGATCTATATTTATTGTGCCAAAATGAttgtacattttgaaaaaattttcgAACTTTGTTACTCATTTTATGAGttaaggtaattatttgggctattctaaaataacgGGAAAACTCCGATTGGATTTGCTCTGATCAATTTtcagacataaataaataatctcttATAGGCAATATTGTCCTAGTACATATGTTCCAATACACATGTTCCACAACACTTTTAATATAGTTGCAATTAGTGAACTATAGACTATCGGTATATCTAATGTGTACCAGCACCTGAATATCTTGAAAGTAACGCGGTGCACGGTCTCAGATTTAATAATGGCGTGCAAGTAAGTACGTCAGAAACGTCAGTTaattagggtttttttttttttttttttgccttgcATAGGTCAACATCAACAACCTTCTTATCTGGGTGTATGCTTGGCATACTGCACATGTGGATAAATACATGGACTGGAATAGTCGGTGTTTTTACTCCACTAAGTCGGGTATGTTTCGCACAGGGTTTGACCACTACAGCTGCATTAGTGGTAAAACACCTATAATATACGAGATCCATATACAGTGTAGACGGTTAAGCTATCCATGCTGTCTACTTTTTATCACTCCGTGTTCGCAGAAGTGTCCATATGTCACGCGTCACGCAAACGTTGGTCTTGATCGATTTCATGTTTCCGCCGTccagttgttgtttttgttgaaatgtGCAACTCATAGTGCTTAGTTTGAAAAGAATGAAGGACAAGGACTTCAAATTGCTTCATCATACCTCAATGTCTGGCTCGTAAATCCGATTCCTGTATCTTGTCTATTAATCTTCTATGCAGCGTAACGTAATGAATGGGGTTTCTGCGGCGTCTCTTTGTAGATAAAGTGTTTATGGTTGACGACATGCTAACTTGGGAGATGGCGTTAAATTTCTGGTTCACCTCAACTCTGCATTTTGTGCACAGTACAAAAACGTAATTCCGCTGGAACTCAGCAGGTCGGAGGCCGCGAAGATCGTGTGTCTCGTGGTTTCTGTGTGGTTATTTTACCCGTCTCTTGTGTCCATAGTGACAATAAACGGTAGGCAATGTTTTTGAGGTCGTCTAGGTTCGAATGCGTTGCCACTGACTTTCCTCTAACAATACAACACATGCATTGAGCTCGTCAGTTTCGCGCCAAATGGTGGTTCTGACGCGTAAAACTGGTCACCATCTCACGGgggaaataattttgaatgcGGCGTTAAACACacttttgaataaataaacgttGTGTGACCGACGCCATTCATGGTTTAAATTATTCTttctttatataatatatgaatTATAATATAGACATGACTGTGAAGGCTTAATGAAATCATCATTATCCGAGGGAGAAAGGTAATATTCCCGTAGTTCAAGTGAAGCCAAAGCGTGCAGTGTGTTAtcagtttttcattttaacgCGGACATTGTCCAAAGAGGACAAATGGAGGCTGAAGATGAGGGTCCGCAATCTACATAATAGGAAACATGCAGTCAAAGATATTAACCACtctaaaattttactttatatttacaaatcatgtgttttttattttgtgtaaaccGTTCTGTGGggcaattttaattttaacaatatttagGTATACAGCGGTGCATTTTCGTACAAGTGCCGCGAgggagaatttatgtgaaaagtaCATGGAATAAACAGAAATACTGAAGTGGTTGAAGGCAACGTTTATAGAACATGGCAGACTATAGTAGACTTAAGATTCCCGCTGGAGAGCCACGTGGTATGCCAAGTATTCGAACCACGCCATCAGTTGTATGCTCTCCGATCTCGGGGCCCTGGTTATCTCTGATATACCTTTTCGTGAAGTAACATCACAACAGTGATAACCGGCAAAATGGCTCCGTCTCTGTAAAGTATCGTATAGTACAAAGTAGAGCCGGTCCGTCGTCGCGCACAAGATAACTGCAGCCACCCCACGCAACACTCTGTATGGCTATTATAGATTACATCAGTTCATTTAGACATTTGAGAATCACCGGCTATTATGTTACAGCTGATTGGCTTCAAGAATTTCCCAGCTAAGGAAATGTAAGAAAAAGAATACACTAAGATAAAACATTATCACATTTAGTGTCCGTGAGAATGTAGTTAGGAGGCTGTCAGTCTTACGAATAAGGTTCACCCTAGATCACTCTAGAAAAGCATTAATCTCACCACCGCCAATTGCCTCTGACCTCTGACCAGTAAGGCCAAGAGCTCGTGATCTCCAGTGAATAACTCCAAGTTTGCGAGGTGACTGTTGAAGGAATGTGGtttattccggtttcctccatgcaGCCTAACACCTGATAAATGGAGTGTCAGTTATTACGGCGTTAACCACCAATTACccaaatgtatattttgtttttatgaatatttataaatatgtccAAAATCCTATGCCGAAACTTAGATATGTTTAAGGAAGGTTGATATCACATTTTGTGAGAAATGCCATTTTATATGCCTATGctatgtattttgtttcattttcgcTGTAGTGAATTTTTTCTATCGGAAATTGCCAAGTAAAGATATTTGTTTAAATTCTGAAAATATGTTAGTTAGCAATGTCTTAAGTCTTTAGCCCGTAGTCTTGTTTGGCTGATGGACTAACATTCCTGTTTAAGAGTAATTATTTAGGTcccctttcacaaaatgtcacagatCACATGTATCTTTGTTGCCTTTCATCCGATATAATACACCACATCAGACTGTTTGCgataaaaaattacaaaaacaacagttcaGTGTTTTTGACGTCACCTTCAAATGGTTTCAATGAAAACACACAACAGCATTCCTTCGCCATCATGT of Liolophura sinensis isolate JHLJ2023 chromosome 13, CUHK_Ljap_v2, whole genome shotgun sequence contains these proteins:
- the LOC135480576 gene encoding cilia- and flagella-associated protein 77-like → MSADYLSPFTHTKTGDLGVQRETMLGNELLLNPELGRPRRRGYNFPGDSSTFGRPNIVCDGGAPEALRGWAGKNPSNLPFHSNEKSAERDFMALNVAAVQRGLITAPEHYMFRATHDIRKKVSDNDNKKYKTRRLPPSMVFGIATRPSTPIFELLEHKYQDKWLQQQRAQELNKRHQEMQNKKTTGTVYETRASLLRTFQNPVEPSAPWQLPRFSQTAQPHLSTFRSESARKKAYDSFGGDKISRRGQLGHGAYASATK